From Marivirga harenae, one genomic window encodes:
- a CDS encoding Rid family hydrolase gives MRNSLILVFIMWFSLSCQSDAQKGETEDIKRIDRPEASILKGAYIPKDKDIFYTSGLVSEVLNPDAPEGDMSKYGNTYQQSIGTLEKIKETIEAEGYNMQDIFFLRVYLAPDETGEIDWDAWFQAYGEYFNNAENPSKVARSTIGVYKLARPELLVEVEAVAAK, from the coding sequence ATGAGAAATAGTCTAATCTTAGTTTTTATAATGTGGTTTTCTTTGTCTTGTCAATCTGATGCGCAAAAAGGGGAGACAGAGGATATTAAAAGGATTGATAGACCAGAAGCCAGTATTTTAAAGGGTGCTTATATTCCAAAAGATAAAGATATTTTTTACACATCTGGTTTGGTGAGCGAAGTGCTAAACCCAGATGCTCCTGAAGGTGATATGTCAAAATATGGCAATACATATCAGCAAAGTATTGGGACTTTAGAAAAAATTAAGGAAACAATCGAAGCTGAAGGTTATAATATGCAGGATATATTCTTTCTGAGAGTTTATTTAGCACCTGATGAAACGGGTGAGATTGATTGGGATGCTTGGTTTCAGGCTTATGGAGAATATTTTAATAATGCAGAGAATCCAAGTAAAGTGGCTCGGTCCACTATAGGTGTTTATAAATTAGCTAGACCAGAGTTGTTAGTTGAAGTTGAAGCAGTTGCGGCCAAATAG
- a CDS encoding Ppx/GppA phosphatase family protein gives MLKLAAIDIGSNAIRIQLTRVTLYEGKITFKRLEYVRFPLRLGQDVFTTGRISEQSKVKFLKLMHAFKILIDLYEVDDYMGCATSAIREAENGRYLIEQVKAELDLEIEIIDGDREADMINKAIFPYMDDKSYLHIDVGGGSTEFNFYRNNIKLLSKSFKIGSVRHLETNSSHHLWYEMQNWIEQKVIQKSVKIHAIGTGGNINKVQDLVNKKAGKPISMKKVVEMQNYIKGFSMEERINKLQLNPDRADVIIPALDIYINAMKWSKSPSIIVPDSGLKDGIMQVLYERNKEILK, from the coding sequence ATGTTAAAACTAGCAGCTATTGATATTGGTTCAAATGCCATTAGAATTCAGTTAACAAGAGTAACCCTTTATGAGGGTAAAATCACTTTTAAAAGGCTAGAGTATGTTCGTTTTCCTTTACGCCTGGGACAAGACGTTTTCACAACAGGGAGGATAAGTGAACAATCTAAGGTTAAATTCTTAAAATTAATGCACGCATTCAAAATCTTGATTGACCTCTATGAAGTCGATGACTATATGGGCTGCGCCACCTCCGCCATAAGAGAAGCAGAAAACGGAAGATATTTAATAGAGCAGGTAAAAGCTGAGTTGGATCTTGAAATAGAAATCATTGATGGTGATAGAGAAGCAGATATGATCAACAAAGCGATTTTCCCCTATATGGATGACAAATCTTATCTTCATATAGATGTGGGTGGAGGAAGCACCGAGTTTAATTTTTACAGGAACAATATAAAATTGCTATCGAAGTCATTTAAGATTGGTTCAGTGAGACATCTTGAGACCAACAGCTCGCACCATTTGTGGTATGAGATGCAAAACTGGATTGAACAAAAAGTGATTCAAAAATCAGTAAAAATTCATGCTATCGGAACTGGAGGTAACATTAATAAAGTACAAGATTTAGTAAACAAAAAAGCAGGTAAACCTATAAGTATGAAAAAAGTAGTAGAAATGCAGAACTATATTAAGGGTTTTAGCATGGAAGAAAGGATAAATAAATTGCAGCTTAATCCTGACAGGGCAGATGTAATTATACCTGCATTAGATATTTACATAAATGCGATGAAATGGTCCAAAAGTCCCAGCATTATTGTGCCAGATAGCGGTTTAAAAGATGGCATAATGCAAGTGCTCTATGAAAGGAATAAAGAGATATTAAAATAG
- a CDS encoding YceI family protein, whose translation MKTKWIIDPIHSEVQFNVKYLVISTVSGQFNRFSGHLETENGDFDDASAEFQIETASVNTNVEERNNHLKSSDFFDAANYPHITFADGKLTRSGDDYKLKGDLTIKGKTKNITLDVDFGGSILDGYGQKKAGFEISGKINRKEFGLTWNAVTKTGGVVVSDDVKLMLNVQVILQN comes from the coding sequence ATGAAAACCAAATGGATTATTGACCCCATACACAGTGAAGTGCAATTCAACGTCAAATACTTGGTTATTTCAACTGTGAGTGGTCAGTTTAATAGATTTTCAGGGCATCTAGAAACAGAAAATGGAGATTTTGATGATGCTTCAGCTGAATTTCAAATAGAAACAGCCAGCGTAAATACTAATGTTGAAGAAAGAAATAACCACTTAAAATCATCTGATTTTTTTGATGCAGCCAACTACCCACATATCACATTTGCTGATGGAAAACTAACAAGGTCAGGGGATGATTATAAACTAAAAGGCGATTTGACTATTAAAGGGAAAACCAAGAATATTACCTTAGATGTTGACTTTGGAGGTTCTATCCTGGATGGATATGGTCAGAAAAAAGCAGGTTTTGAAATCTCTGGAAAAATCAATAGGAAAGAGTTCGGTTTGACATGGAATGCAGTTACCAAGACAGGTGGTGTAGTTGTTAGTGATGACGTTAAATTAATGCTAAATGTACAAGTGATCCTACAAAACTAG
- the hisH gene encoding imidazole glycerol phosphate synthase subunit HisH has translation MKVAVIKYNAGNIKSVMLALKRLGIEGNLTDNPEEILNADRVIFPGQGEAISAMKYLKERDLDKVIKSIEKPFLGICLGLQLLCSHSEEGNTECLGIFDGKVKKFPNDLKVPHMGWNVGSLSDDVIFKNIKSPAYYYFVHSYYAEICEQTISQTDYMLPFSNVLKKNNFYAIQPHPEKSAESGEQFLRNFLFEL, from the coding sequence ATGAAGGTAGCAGTTATAAAGTATAATGCAGGCAATATCAAATCCGTGATGTTGGCTTTAAAAAGGTTGGGGATAGAAGGGAATTTAACAGATAATCCTGAAGAAATATTGAATGCAGATCGAGTGATTTTTCCAGGGCAAGGAGAAGCAATATCTGCTATGAAGTATCTAAAGGAAAGAGATCTGGATAAGGTGATTAAATCTATAGAAAAGCCGTTTCTTGGCATTTGTTTAGGGCTACAGCTTTTATGCAGTCATTCTGAGGAAGGTAATACGGAATGTTTGGGAATTTTCGATGGGAAAGTGAAGAAGTTTCCGAATGATTTGAAAGTACCCCATATGGGCTGGAATGTAGGGAGTTTGTCGGATGATGTTATATTTAAAAACATAAAATCCCCTGCTTATTACTATTTCGTGCATTCTTATTATGCAGAAATTTGCGAGCAAACTATTTCTCAAACTGACTATATGTTGCCGTTTAGCAATGTGCTGAAAAAGAATAATTTCTATGCCATACAGCCCCATCCCGAAAAGAGTGCTGAATCAGGAGAACAGTTTTTAAGAAATTTTTTATTTGAATTATAA